In one window of Fodinibius salicampi DNA:
- a CDS encoding putative sugar nucleotidyl transferase, which produces MQLCFFEDKKLPNFHPLTLSRPIDDLRIGIFTIRQKWMHALDADSFARTVRPNLEGVFEAGKIHSDQACLWINARYLPSGALLDEVQNLNNGTCLRFDSTVIAARVDGQTSQKWVAEGNPDFSNLLVVESQSFDCFEHLWDLFQFNGREIIGDFRLAGSNDSENISISPAATLENRTDITLKSGAEIEAGCVIDARKGPVYIGKDVTIMADSVLRGPIAVCEGSIVKTGAKIYKDTTIGPVCKVGGEVSNTIFHSYSNKAHHGYIGNSVVGQWCNFGAGTTVSNLKTNYSNVRVHDWENGKEKDSGQQFIGMIMGDHSKTAINTVINSGTVTGVNCNIISRDFPPKLIRSFSWVGSNVIQPYKLNKALETMEIMMDRRDVKITEGYKNMMRNIFNNRQEQ; this is translated from the coding sequence ATGCAGTTGTGTTTTTTTGAAGATAAAAAACTGCCTAATTTTCATCCTCTAACCCTCAGCCGGCCGATTGATGATCTCCGTATCGGGATCTTTACAATCAGGCAAAAATGGATGCATGCTTTAGATGCAGATTCCTTTGCCCGCACTGTTCGGCCAAACCTTGAAGGTGTTTTTGAAGCCGGTAAAATACATTCCGACCAAGCCTGCTTATGGATTAATGCTCGTTATCTTCCCTCAGGCGCGTTGCTGGATGAAGTCCAAAACCTAAACAATGGTACTTGCCTTCGGTTTGATTCTACTGTTATAGCCGCGCGTGTTGATGGCCAAACATCCCAAAAATGGGTAGCAGAAGGAAATCCTGATTTTAGTAATCTGCTCGTGGTAGAATCCCAGTCTTTCGACTGCTTTGAGCATCTTTGGGACCTCTTCCAATTTAATGGCCGGGAGATTATAGGTGATTTTAGGCTTGCAGGTTCCAATGACTCAGAGAATATATCTATCTCCCCGGCAGCAACCCTTGAAAACCGAACGGATATCACCTTGAAAAGTGGTGCTGAGATTGAAGCAGGCTGTGTAATTGATGCCCGGAAAGGACCGGTATATATTGGAAAAGATGTGACAATTATGGCAGACTCTGTTCTCCGTGGGCCCATAGCGGTCTGTGAAGGATCTATTGTAAAAACAGGGGCTAAAATCTATAAAGACACTACCATCGGACCGGTTTGTAAGGTTGGGGGGGAGGTAAGCAATACTATCTTCCACTCTTATTCAAACAAAGCACACCACGGCTATATAGGAAATTCTGTAGTGGGACAATGGTGTAATTTCGGTGCGGGCACCACCGTCTCCAATCTAAAAACGAACTACAGCAATGTAAGAGTTCATGATTGGGAAAACGGCAAAGAAAAAGACAGTGGTCAGCAATTTATTGGAATGATCATGGGAGATCATTCCAAGACGGCTATAAATACGGTTATTAATTCTGGCACCGTGACTGGTGTCAACTGCAATATTATTTCACGGGACTTTCCGCCTAAGCTTATCCGCTCATTCAGTTGGGTAGGATCCAACGTCATCCAACCCTACAAGCTAAATAAAGCCTTAGAAACTATGGAGATCATGATGGATCGCCGGGATGTAAAAATTACCGAGGGCTATAAAAATATGATGCGCAATATCTTTAATAACCGTCAGGAGCAATAA
- a CDS encoding aminotransferase class V-fold PLP-dependent enzyme, producing MERKEFLKQTGLILGSLPTLGSASLTAASKSEISTTYDPMSWSEIRDQFELRRSHIHMSTFLLSSHPKPVAEAIERHRNALDEDPAHYWEEHFMTAEPQQQAAAGEYLNANPDHIALTDSTTMGLGLVYGMLKLRPGQEIVTTTHGHFSTDLSLKHRAERTKAKIRKISLYDNPAEASVDEIVSRAKSAITEQTRVIAVTWVHSSTGVKLPIKEIAQVLQEMNRSREMADRILLCVDGVHGFGIENMRVDDLECDFFIAGTHKWLFGPRGTGIIWGRDEAWEALDPIIPNFGPSAGVWIGALPVDTPLITPGNFFTPGGFHSFEHRWALAEAFRFHLDIGKERVQERIHTLNTMTKEALAGMPHVQLHTPMSTELSSGLVCFDVDGYSPEQVVEEFHRHKITASTTPYRDSHARLAPSLINNEEEVERTVEVIAKM from the coding sequence ATGGAACGTAAAGAATTTTTGAAACAAACCGGCTTGATCCTCGGGTCATTGCCAACCTTAGGATCGGCTTCACTTACCGCGGCTTCCAAATCTGAGATTTCAACAACATATGATCCAATGAGCTGGTCGGAAATTCGCGATCAGTTTGAACTTAGACGCTCTCATATACATATGTCTACTTTTTTGCTATCGAGCCATCCGAAGCCAGTGGCGGAAGCGATTGAACGGCATAGGAATGCCCTGGATGAAGATCCGGCTCACTATTGGGAAGAACATTTTATGACGGCTGAACCACAGCAGCAGGCTGCTGCAGGCGAATATCTAAACGCCAATCCCGATCATATTGCACTTACCGATAGCACCACGATGGGGCTGGGACTAGTTTACGGAATGCTGAAACTGCGGCCAGGACAAGAGATTGTTACTACCACGCACGGTCATTTTTCTACGGATTTATCCCTCAAACACCGGGCAGAACGCACCAAGGCCAAGATTCGAAAGATCTCTCTATACGACAACCCGGCGGAAGCCTCGGTTGATGAGATTGTTTCCCGGGCAAAAAGTGCTATCACTGAACAGACACGAGTTATTGCGGTGACCTGGGTTCATTCTTCCACGGGAGTGAAGCTACCAATTAAGGAGATAGCACAGGTTTTGCAAGAGATGAACCGTTCTCGTGAGATGGCAGATCGTATATTGCTGTGCGTGGATGGCGTCCATGGGTTTGGCATTGAAAATATGAGGGTAGATGATTTGGAATGTGATTTCTTTATAGCCGGGACCCATAAATGGCTTTTTGGTCCCCGTGGTACAGGTATTATCTGGGGGCGGGATGAAGCATGGGAAGCGCTCGATCCAATCATTCCAAATTTTGGCCCAAGCGCGGGTGTCTGGATCGGTGCACTACCGGTAGATACTCCACTCATTACTCCAGGCAACTTTTTTACCCCCGGAGGCTTCCATTCATTTGAACACCGCTGGGCACTGGCTGAAGCATTTCGGTTTCATCTCGATATCGGAAAGGAAAGGGTGCAAGAAAGAATTCATACGCTGAATACAATGACCAAGGAGGCACTCGCGGGAATGCCCCATGTACAGCTTCACACACCTATGAGTACTGAGCTTTCCTCAGGGTTAGTCTGTTTTGATGTAGATGGTTATTCACCAGAACAGGTTGTAGAGGAGTTTCACCGGCATAAGATTACCGCTAGTACGACCCCATACCGGGATTCTCACGCTCGGTTGGCCCCGAGTCTTATTAACAATGAGGAGGAGGTAGAGCGAACCGTTGAGGTGATCGCGAAGATGTGA
- a CDS encoding phage holin family protein has protein sequence MITKILVNSIGIFAIGYILKGIHIKNYWAALGAAILLAIVNAFVKPVVIFLTLPITILTMGLFLLVINALMLLLIAALVDGVDIDNFWWALGFSILLSLLNVIFF, from the coding sequence ATGATTACGAAAATACTGGTGAACAGCATAGGAATTTTTGCTATTGGTTACATACTGAAGGGAATACACATAAAAAACTATTGGGCAGCACTTGGCGCCGCTATTTTACTTGCGATTGTAAATGCTTTTGTTAAACCTGTAGTCATATTTTTGACGCTCCCTATTACTATTCTGACGATGGGGCTCTTTCTATTGGTAATCAATGCACTAATGCTGCTATTGATTGCCGCACTGGTAGATGGTGTGGATATCGATAACTTTTGGTGGGCGCTTGGCTTTAGTATTCTGCTTTCGCTGTTGAATGTAATTTTCTTTTAA
- a CDS encoding class I SAM-dependent methyltransferase yields MGKNPAKPLKHLLYFFKDLKQVGAVAPSSKFLAKDLVARFKKELADGNCSPLNILEIGPGTGPLTKQIVKYLRPQDKLDVVEIHKKFFQIVKTRYRQSNIQAYHTDILQFQPDYKYDFIFSSLPYENMPAEVSQEIWKKKLSLCTEEACISYFKYVKFRNFKSDFEEEIVRKYGRNKKFVLLNLPPAKVYTLEVNREETSTPAVDNLSVA; encoded by the coding sequence ATGGGAAAAAATCCGGCAAAACCACTTAAACACCTTCTCTACTTTTTTAAAGACTTAAAACAGGTTGGGGCTGTTGCACCCAGCTCTAAATTTCTTGCTAAAGACTTGGTAGCTCGCTTTAAAAAAGAGTTGGCTGATGGAAATTGTAGTCCCCTCAATATTTTAGAAATCGGTCCGGGAACGGGTCCACTAACCAAACAGATTGTTAAATATTTACGTCCGCAGGATAAACTGGATGTAGTAGAAATCCATAAAAAGTTTTTCCAAATTGTTAAAACCCGGTATAGGCAATCTAATATCCAGGCATACCATACAGATATTTTACAGTTCCAGCCGGACTACAAATACGATTTTATTTTTTCCAGCTTACCCTACGAAAATATGCCTGCTGAGGTTAGTCAGGAAATATGGAAAAAAAAGCTAAGCTTATGCACTGAAGAAGCTTGTATTAGCTATTTCAAATACGTGAAATTTCGGAATTTCAAGAGTGATTTTGAAGAAGAAATTGTCCGAAAATACGGACGTAATAAAAAGTTCGTCCTCCTCAATTTACCTCCGGCCAAAGTATACACGCTTGAAGTTAACCGAGAAGAAACCTCTACCCCTGCTGTCGATAATTTGAGTGTAGCCTGA
- a CDS encoding heavy metal translocating P-type ATPase, translating into MATKKSLKIEGMHCAGCANSVEKHLSEVKGVQKASVNLATEKAFVEFSNGDVTDEALIQAIQKAGYDVKEEQEAVQDSTSGVDSDDEKFKNARKNMWWSWGVTIPIILWMLPEMIWGWTLGGETVYHGTMILLSGVVIFYPGWETLRGAWKSTRGGSPNMDVLIAMGTLASLATGVVALLHTFGLAPPFHSFAGIAGMIMAFHLTGRYVEAKAKGRASEAIKKLLTLEAKEATIIRNGKEEKIPVSELEAGHVMVVRPGDKIPTDGEVVEGESRVDESLATGESMPVRKEKGDEVIGATINKNGTLKVKATKVGRETFLNQVIRMVEEAQSSKVPIQEFADKITAIFVPAIIGLAVVTWAAWMLFPDFFGQIALWASGFTPWVNPEMGAVPLAFFAAIAVLVIACPCALGLATPTALMVGTGMGAENGILIRQGKAVELLREIDHIVLDKTGTITKGHPSVTDLVASEESSYEEVLRLASAVEKGSEHPIGEAIVRHADEKEQEIPQASGFEAVTGQGVCAQIKGEEVLVGRPSLLKSHDIDVGKEKIGEARKLEEEAKTAVFIAARKKCIGIIAVADPIKEDSMEAISALKSIGMRPVMITGDNERTARAVAQQVGIDEVIAGVMPDQKTDEIKHLQEQGKKVAMVGDGINDAPALTQADIGIAIGTGTDVAIESGDIVLVRGDLTSVVQAVKLSNATFKKIKQNLFWAFFYNVVMIPLAVMGMMHPLLAEAAMAFSSVNVVYNSRRLQNADLST; encoded by the coding sequence ATGGCAACTAAAAAATCCCTCAAAATAGAAGGAATGCACTGCGCTGGCTGTGCAAACAGTGTAGAAAAGCATCTCTCAGAGGTAAAAGGTGTACAAAAGGCATCCGTTAATCTGGCTACGGAAAAGGCTTTCGTTGAATTTTCTAATGGTGATGTTACGGATGAGGCTCTCATTCAGGCTATTCAAAAAGCAGGTTATGACGTAAAAGAAGAGCAAGAGGCAGTACAGGATTCAACATCGGGGGTGGACTCTGATGATGAAAAATTTAAAAATGCCCGGAAGAATATGTGGTGGTCCTGGGGTGTCACGATCCCGATTATTCTCTGGATGCTTCCTGAAATGATATGGGGGTGGACATTAGGAGGGGAAACCGTTTATCACGGGACAATGATCTTGCTATCTGGTGTAGTAATTTTCTACCCCGGATGGGAAACCTTGAGGGGAGCGTGGAAGTCAACTCGCGGAGGATCTCCCAACATGGATGTACTTATTGCAATGGGCACGCTGGCATCCCTGGCAACAGGAGTGGTCGCCCTTTTGCATACGTTTGGACTGGCTCCACCATTTCACAGCTTTGCCGGAATTGCTGGCATGATCATGGCATTTCATTTGACTGGACGTTATGTAGAGGCTAAAGCGAAGGGACGTGCTTCTGAGGCTATCAAGAAACTACTGACGCTCGAAGCCAAGGAGGCTACCATTATTAGGAACGGGAAAGAGGAAAAAATCCCGGTATCTGAGCTTGAGGCGGGACATGTCATGGTTGTAAGACCGGGTGATAAAATACCCACTGACGGAGAAGTCGTGGAGGGGGAGAGCCGGGTGGATGAATCACTTGCTACGGGCGAATCTATGCCCGTGCGCAAAGAAAAAGGAGATGAGGTAATCGGCGCAACTATTAATAAAAATGGAACCCTTAAGGTAAAAGCTACAAAAGTAGGTCGGGAGACTTTCCTGAATCAGGTTATCAGGATGGTAGAGGAAGCACAGAGTTCCAAAGTCCCGATACAGGAGTTTGCTGATAAGATAACGGCTATTTTTGTACCGGCTATTATCGGACTTGCAGTAGTTACATGGGCGGCCTGGATGCTTTTCCCAGACTTCTTTGGACAGATCGCGCTTTGGGCATCGGGATTTACTCCCTGGGTCAATCCAGAAATGGGTGCAGTCCCCCTTGCATTCTTTGCTGCAATTGCGGTACTGGTCATTGCCTGTCCCTGCGCATTGGGACTTGCAACGCCAACAGCGCTCATGGTTGGAACCGGAATGGGAGCTGAAAATGGTATTTTAATTCGGCAGGGAAAAGCCGTAGAGCTTCTTCGGGAGATTGATCATATCGTACTCGATAAAACAGGAACTATTACCAAAGGTCATCCATCGGTGACCGATTTAGTTGCCTCAGAAGAATCTTCGTATGAAGAGGTTTTGCGCCTGGCTTCGGCTGTAGAGAAAGGATCGGAGCATCCAATTGGAGAAGCGATTGTTCGTCACGCCGATGAAAAAGAGCAAGAGATTCCCCAGGCTTCAGGTTTTGAGGCAGTTACGGGTCAGGGGGTATGCGCCCAAATAAAGGGGGAGGAAGTATTGGTGGGAAGGCCTAGTTTACTGAAAAGTCATGATATTGATGTTGGAAAAGAAAAGATAGGCGAGGCCCGGAAATTAGAGGAAGAGGCAAAAACCGCTGTTTTTATTGCTGCTCGTAAGAAATGTATTGGTATCATAGCCGTAGCCGATCCAATTAAAGAGGACAGTATGGAGGCGATTTCTGCACTGAAATCCATAGGCATGAGGCCAGTTATGATTACAGGAGATAATGAGCGAACGGCTAGAGCTGTAGCCCAACAGGTAGGCATTGATGAAGTAATAGCAGGGGTGATGCCGGACCAGAAGACCGATGAGATTAAACATTTACAGGAACAGGGCAAGAAAGTAGCCATGGTGGGAGACGGTATTAACGATGCCCCGGCACTAACGCAGGCAGATATTGGTATCGCTATTGGAACCGGCACCGATGTGGCTATAGAATCCGGAGATATTGTACTTGTTCGCGGAGATTTGACCTCAGTTGTTCAGGCGGTTAAGCTTAGCAATGCCACCTTTAAAAAAATAAAACAGAATCTTTTCTGGGCTTTTTTCTACAACGTAGTAATGATCCCGTTAGCTGTGATGGGTATGATGCATCCATTGCTGGCGGAAGCGGCTATGGCATTCAGCTCTGTGAACGTAGTTTATAACTCGCGCCGACTTCAAAATGCAGACTTATCCACATGA
- a CDS encoding zinc-dependent metalloprotease: protein MDYLNFMRHKGWAVLLLSIGLVAGCATSKETTSSGKSASQEENGENGDYKAYEKVITDEAQSDEGLFTVHKVDNKYYYEIPDSVLNQEMLLVSRIAGTQNDLSFGGAGMKARSQQVVRWQIKDDNILLRHVSYESIADENNPIYESVKNNNYEPIVHSFDIETIKKDSVSENTKVIEVTDFFTSDVPLISGLSDGQRKQFEVRRLDGERSLIDSIRAYPENIETRHILTYESGSPPDDAPTGTISLEMNQSMILLPDQQMEKRVVDDRVGYFSIEQIKYGGERHRADEKQFVTRYELVPKDKEAYLDGELVEPVEPIVYYIDPATPKKWRPYLKQGVEDWQKAFEEAGFKNAIIAKDPPSEEENPEFTPEDVRYSVIRYIANDIPNAQGPHVHDPRTGQILESDILWYHNVMNLLRNWYFVQTAAANPEARSVQFEDEVMGELVRFVSAHEVGHTLGLPHNWGSSYAYPVDSLRSPSFTEEHGTAPSIMDYARFNYIAQPGDGVESFGPAIGEYDEWSIKWGYTWFPEDMSQEEQQATLNEWTRERADDPRYFYGRQTGSKIDPRSQNEDLGNDAMKAGELGIENLKRITDNLIEWTHREGADYDELEELYDNVVTQWGRYMGHVTKNVGGVYENHKTYSQNGPVYQFVPRETQERAMTFLGEFAFSTPEWMLNEDILDRINQSTVVNNLRSAQVNVLNDLTNPQRIARLIEFDARSSDDTYDTFEMMDDVRSIIWSELENNTAIGVHRRNLQRAYIERMAYLMTEELPDVSGEMKEYYGWTDVDVSQSDIRPIVRDQLETLQRDIQRTQSRVSDRATRVHLADAEQRIENILDPNS from the coding sequence ATGGATTATTTGAATTTCATGCGTCATAAAGGATGGGCAGTGTTACTGCTATCAATTGGTTTGGTAGCAGGTTGCGCCACTTCTAAAGAAACAACAAGTTCCGGTAAGTCCGCCTCGCAAGAAGAGAACGGTGAAAATGGAGATTATAAAGCTTATGAGAAGGTTATAACGGATGAGGCCCAATCGGATGAAGGGTTATTTACGGTCCATAAAGTAGACAATAAGTATTACTATGAAATTCCTGATTCAGTCTTGAATCAGGAGATGTTGCTGGTTAGTCGTATTGCCGGTACTCAAAATGATCTCAGTTTTGGAGGAGCAGGAATGAAAGCCCGTTCCCAACAAGTAGTACGCTGGCAGATAAAGGATGATAATATTCTGTTGCGTCATGTCTCATATGAAAGTATCGCAGATGAAAATAATCCCATATATGAATCTGTAAAGAATAATAATTATGAACCAATCGTACATAGTTTTGATATAGAAACTATAAAAAAGGATTCGGTTTCGGAAAATACCAAAGTTATTGAAGTTACCGACTTTTTTACTTCTGATGTACCGTTGATTAGTGGTTTAAGTGATGGACAGCGCAAGCAGTTTGAAGTACGTCGTTTGGATGGAGAACGTAGTTTGATTGACAGTATCCGTGCCTATCCGGAAAATATTGAAACCCGACATATCCTGACCTATGAGTCCGGTAGTCCACCGGATGACGCTCCTACAGGGACTATTTCTTTGGAAATGAACCAGTCGATGATTCTTCTTCCGGATCAACAGATGGAGAAACGAGTTGTTGATGATCGTGTAGGTTATTTTTCGATCGAACAAATTAAATATGGCGGTGAGCGGCATCGGGCTGATGAAAAACAGTTTGTGACGCGGTATGAATTGGTGCCTAAGGATAAGGAAGCCTATCTCGATGGAGAGCTCGTGGAACCGGTGGAACCCATTGTCTATTATATAGATCCAGCAACACCCAAAAAGTGGCGTCCATATCTAAAACAGGGCGTAGAAGATTGGCAGAAAGCATTTGAGGAAGCAGGCTTTAAAAATGCTATTATTGCCAAGGATCCCCCCTCTGAAGAGGAGAATCCCGAATTTACGCCCGAAGATGTTCGCTATTCAGTAATACGATATATAGCAAATGATATTCCTAATGCCCAGGGTCCGCATGTGCACGATCCGCGAACGGGACAAATTCTCGAGAGCGATATCCTGTGGTATCATAACGTGATGAATTTATTGAGAAACTGGTATTTTGTACAAACGGCCGCTGCCAATCCAGAGGCACGTTCGGTACAGTTTGAGGATGAAGTTATGGGAGAATTAGTTCGGTTTGTGTCGGCCCATGAAGTAGGACATACACTGGGCCTTCCCCACAACTGGGGTTCCAGCTATGCCTATCCGGTAGATTCACTGCGATCTCCAAGCTTTACAGAAGAGCATGGAACCGCTCCTTCTATCATGGACTATGCCCGTTTTAACTATATTGCTCAGCCAGGTGACGGCGTGGAAAGTTTTGGACCCGCCATCGGTGAATACGATGAGTGGTCAATTAAGTGGGGCTATACGTGGTTCCCCGAGGATATGAGTCAGGAAGAGCAGCAGGCTACCCTAAATGAATGGACGCGCGAGCGCGCTGATGATCCTCGTTATTTCTATGGCCGACAAACGGGCAGTAAAATTGATCCCCGTTCTCAAAATGAAGATCTCGGTAATGATGCCATGAAAGCAGGTGAGCTGGGTATTGAAAATCTGAAACGCATTACCGATAACCTTATCGAGTGGACCCACCGCGAAGGGGCCGACTACGATGAGCTGGAAGAACTCTATGATAATGTGGTGACCCAATGGGGGCGCTATATGGGACACGTAACCAAAAACGTGGGTGGTGTCTATGAAAATCATAAAACTTATAGTCAGAATGGACCTGTTTATCAGTTTGTGCCCAGAGAGACCCAGGAAAGGGCAATGACATTTCTGGGGGAATTTGCCTTTTCAACTCCTGAATGGATGCTCAATGAAGACATCCTGGATCGTATAAATCAGTCTACGGTCGTTAATAATTTACGTAGCGCCCAGGTAAATGTGCTTAACGATCTTACCAATCCACAACGTATTGCCCGGCTCATTGAGTTCGATGCCCGCAGTAGTGATGATACCTATGATACTTTTGAAATGATGGATGATGTCAGAAGCATTATCTGGAGCGAATTGGAAAACAATACTGCTATTGGAGTGCACCGCCGGAACTTACAGCGTGCTTATATTGAACGGATGGCGTACCTGATGACTGAGGAACTTCCGGATGTGTCCGGGGAGATGAAGGAATACTACGGATGGACCGATGTAGATGTTAGTCAATCTGATATCCGCCCCATCGTACGTGATCAGCTTGAAACGTTGCAAAGGGACATACAGCGCACTCAAAGTCGGGTCAGCGACCGGGCAACCCGTGTACACCTTGCGGATGCAGAACAACGAATTGAAAATATTTTGGATCCGAATAGCTGA
- the glmS gene encoding glutamine--fructose-6-phosphate transaminase (isomerizing): MCGIVGYIGEQQASNIIVKGLQRLEYRGYDSAGVALLNGELDIKKGKGKVQILKNKLEANPSKGKIGIGHTRWATHGEPNDINSHPHVSESGKIALVHNGIIENYNSLKKELINKGRTFHTDTDTEVVAQLIEEIYENGNGDDLTFEQAVQMALKQVVGTYGLAILHTEEPDRIVVARKGSPLLLGIGDGEMFIASDASPIVEHTKKVVYLDDGEIAVVSKDGYEVKTIEDVPLTKKVHELAMSVEEIEKGGYPHFMLKEIFEQPRAIADCLRGRLDVENHSIQLGGLVDVLDKLVNAKRLVIAACGTSWHSGLLGEYLFEHLAKLPVEVEYASEFRYREALIDEDDVMLVVSQSGETADTLAALRTAKERGALTLGICNVVGSTIARDTDAGVYTHAGPEIGVASTKAFTTQVSVLAMMAILLGQKRGVLEKEYAARLIEELDRIPGKVEQILENSESIEEMAKLFTYAPNFLYLGRTYNFPVALEGALKLKEISYIHAEGYPAAEMKHGPIALIDEMMPVVVIAATDHTNDKMISNIEEVKARKGRIIAITGEDNEEVMDLAEFNCPIPETEDCLSPLLTSIPLQLLSYYIAVNRGCNVDQPRNLAKSVTVE, encoded by the coding sequence ATGTGCGGAATTGTAGGGTATATTGGAGAACAGCAAGCTAGTAATATTATTGTCAAGGGGCTTCAGCGGTTGGAATATCGCGGTTATGACTCTGCTGGCGTTGCATTGTTAAATGGTGAATTAGACATCAAGAAGGGCAAAGGTAAGGTTCAGATCCTGAAGAATAAGCTCGAGGCTAATCCTTCAAAGGGCAAAATAGGTATTGGCCATACACGGTGGGCCACACATGGTGAGCCCAATGATATTAATTCGCATCCCCATGTCAGTGAATCTGGTAAGATCGCGCTCGTACATAACGGAATTATAGAAAATTATAATTCTCTAAAAAAAGAACTTATAAATAAAGGACGAACTTTTCACACGGATACGGATACCGAAGTTGTTGCCCAGCTTATTGAAGAAATTTATGAGAACGGTAATGGCGATGATTTAACATTTGAGCAGGCTGTCCAGATGGCTTTGAAACAGGTTGTGGGTACGTATGGCCTAGCTATTTTACATACGGAAGAACCCGATCGGATTGTGGTGGCTCGAAAAGGTTCTCCGTTGTTGCTGGGGATTGGAGATGGAGAAATGTTTATAGCATCGGATGCCTCTCCTATTGTTGAACATACCAAAAAGGTGGTTTATCTGGATGATGGTGAGATAGCCGTGGTATCTAAAGATGGCTATGAAGTGAAGACTATTGAGGATGTACCGCTCACCAAGAAGGTTCATGAACTTGCCATGAGTGTTGAGGAGATTGAGAAGGGCGGATATCCTCATTTTATGCTCAAGGAGATTTTTGAACAACCCCGTGCTATCGCCGATTGCCTGCGTGGCCGCCTGGATGTTGAGAACCATTCTATTCAGCTTGGCGGTCTTGTTGATGTGTTGGATAAGTTGGTCAATGCCAAACGACTGGTTATTGCGGCATGTGGGACCAGCTGGCATTCTGGCCTGTTGGGTGAATACCTGTTTGAGCATCTGGCCAAGTTACCCGTTGAAGTAGAATACGCTTCAGAGTTTCGCTACCGGGAAGCCCTTATTGATGAAGATGATGTGATGTTGGTTGTTTCTCAGAGTGGAGAAACCGCAGATACACTGGCTGCATTGCGTACGGCAAAGGAGCGGGGAGCACTTACTTTGGGAATCTGTAACGTTGTCGGTTCAACCATTGCCCGCGATACCGATGCCGGGGTATATACCCATGCGGGACCGGAAATCGGGGTGGCCTCAACCAAGGCATTCACTACCCAGGTTTCTGTACTGGCTATGATGGCTATTTTGCTCGGACAAAAAAGAGGTGTTCTTGAAAAAGAATATGCCGCTCGGCTTATTGAAGAACTTGACAGGATTCCCGGAAAAGTAGAGCAAATTCTTGAAAACAGTGAGTCAATTGAGGAAATGGCAAAGCTATTCACCTATGCTCCGAACTTCCTGTATCTCGGAAGAACATATAACTTTCCGGTGGCATTGGAAGGGGCGTTAAAGCTTAAAGAAATCTCCTATATTCATGCCGAAGGTTATCCTGCAGCAGAAATGAAGCACGGACCTATTGCACTTATTGATGAAATGATGCCCGTCGTGGTTATTGCGGCCACCGATCATACCAATGATAAGATGATTAGTAATATCGAGGAGGTAAAGGCCCGAAAAGGACGTATTATAGCTATTACCGGCGAAGACAATGAAGAAGTTATGGATCTGGCAGAATTTAATTGTCCGATACCGGAAACGGAGGATTGTCTTTCTCCACTGTTAACCTCTATTCCGCTTCAACTGCTGTCGTATTATATCGCAGTTAATCGTGGATGCAATGTAGATCAGCCCCGGAACTTGGCCAAGAGTGTAACGGTTGAATAG
- a CDS encoding AraC family transcriptional regulator: MYSLKIKNMVCDRCISTVRRLLNDLGYEVNSVRLGEAVISETPAEDELHDNADKLRQDGFELIHKNQSALTEDVKSNLIGYLKRIENEVDPPKLSAFLSDKLHRNYSYLSNRFSKLEGTTIEQYMIRLKIERVKELLTYQEMTLSEIAWKLNYSSVQYLSNQFKKVTGQTVSDFRSELDELDRKSLDAIR, encoded by the coding sequence TTGTATTCGCTGAAAATTAAGAATATGGTCTGCGATCGCTGTATCTCAACGGTACGGCGTCTGTTGAACGATCTCGGATATGAGGTAAATTCCGTACGCTTGGGAGAGGCCGTCATATCTGAGACTCCTGCGGAGGATGAACTTCATGATAATGCGGATAAATTACGTCAAGATGGATTCGAATTGATACATAAAAACCAGTCTGCCCTCACCGAGGATGTGAAGTCGAACCTTATCGGCTACTTAAAAAGGATTGAGAACGAGGTAGATCCGCCCAAATTATCAGCGTTTCTTTCGGATAAACTCCACCGCAATTACAGTTATCTGAGCAACCGGTTTTCGAAGCTTGAGGGGACGACCATAGAGCAGTATATGATCCGGCTGAAGATTGAACGGGTGAAGGAGTTACTAACGTATCAGGAAATGACGCTCAGTGAAATAGCGTGGAAGCTTAATTATAGCAGTGTCCAATACCTTTCCAACCAGTTTAAAAAGGTTACCGGCCAAACGGTCAGCGATTTTAGATCAGAATTGGATGAATTAGACCGTAAATCACTAGATGCTATCCGTTAA